tctagtAAACTTTTATGGATGAAATGAATAAAGAcataattttttagaaaaattatcaaaattttataatgttagtttaaaatattatataaaggAATAACGAGAAATGATAATAGAAATTTATGAGAAtaaataatagaatttttttaCAATTAACATACATAATTATAGGAACTTCAGTGTAGATACTATAAAAATTCCATTTAAAccattttgattaaatttgaaaactaaaagattgaaaaaaaaaaaattatggcaTAAACCCATCTTTACACCCTATTCTATACATCAAAACCTTTTTTAGGTGATGACACTTCCTTATgatgagaacactcaaaactacgtcgttttgagtataaaaattaaaaaaaacaccaCTATGATAGGGTTTGAACCTTGGATCCttcatttacacttcacattTCTTACCACTAAGCTAATTGCTTTACTTGTATATTATGTCGCGCGCTGCTTGATATACCACTGTctttgtagcttctattgtttaatatttgacgcataaacttattaatatcgattaaatgtgcataataatgaattattaatagaaaaaaaagaaatgtgcataataatgaattatttatagaaaaaatccaagaacgtgctctaatttcttatttttttaattcctctatatttttgtaatttatgttttaaaatgttaaggacgatgttctaaatattgttacatatgttccaaactttataatttgtgttctaaaaattaagtataatgttttaaaaaaatcaataaatatatggaccatttttgcatttgttctataatataatttataactcatattcaaaataacataacgtatgttctaaaaaacataacgtatattctaaagtttatagtttgtgttccaaaaagtaagtataatattctaaaaaatcagtagatatctggatcgttttttcatttgttccaaaaatataatttataactcatgttcgaaaaaacataacacatgttctaaaaaaacataacgtatgttctaaaaaatatgtcgtacgttctaaacttaaaagttaaaatatatgttctaacatatgttttaaaaaataaattttcttatataacataaattacaaaaatataaaggaattaaataaataagaaattggagcatgttcttgaattttttttctattaataattcagtattatgcatatttaatcgatattaataagtgcatgcgtcaaatattaaacaatagaagttACAAAAGTagtggtatattaagcagcgcgcgacATGATATACAAGGAAAACAATTGGTTTATTGGTAAGTGGTGGAGAGTGTAAATGAAAGGTCTAAGGTTCGAACCATATCAATAACAGTAgcaattttttattaatttttattgattttcatACTCAAAGCGACGTATGaggaggttctcacttgatccctttTTGATGTCCCATTGTTTCCGTTGACAAGATTTTTTTGAGGTTGCTGAGGTGGCGGTGGATGAATAGAGATTTAAATTggccttttttttattattgtttttatatAACTAGAAGaagcaattttatattttaatatacaAAACAAATGGAGTAACTaaagaattaattaaaataaaaacttagGCATCATAAGTAAAAGTATATTAGATTGTAATTGTTTACccttattattactattattattatgtaaGACACTGAAGAGTTCTAAAATGAGGATTGAAGTCAAAATAAAACAGAGAAGAAAAAGTGATACAAAAGCAAAAACCAACATCTAGAGAATTTCATAATGCTTTTGACTTCCTGATTTGGACTTGGATCCTATGGGCTCCCTAACAAAAAAAAGGCTTGGATCCTCCATCAAAATGACCAAATTATGCTCTAAATCTTTAACACTTCATGCCATCAAATGCATTATTATAGCTTTCAAGGCCATTTGAACTCAAACTGTACTCACTTTTAAAGCAATGGTAATACTTTAAAATGCACATAACTTTCATTGATCCCCATAACTTCAAATTGCAACTAATGAAGTAGCAAGCATCCTCTTGAGGGGTTCATCACTAAAAACCCAGAAAAATCATCATTAATCACACGTTAGGCAAGAAACTCCACGAACTCTGTCAACATTACTACAAATAGCATAGTATATATGCGTTACACAGCACACAGCTAGTATTCATGAAAGCAAACCATAAATAGCACATCTCATCTCATGTTCTAGTGTTCTTCCTTAATCTATACCAACAGCACTATAAATGCTGGCAAAATCATATTCATGCAATAGTATGGAAAGAGCATAGTCCCCAAACTAAAGGTCACTACATAAAAGGTCTGTGAAATATATATCATAGAATGCAGATCAAGAGGAGAGGCTCCTTATACAAAGAGAAGATTACTCAAGAGAATTTATAATTGTgtcaataaagaaaaaaaaaacatcttagAATGTATTAACACCGGAAAGAGAATCCGAACATGAAATTGACTACCATTTTCAACGGACACTTTGAACTGCCTCTTATTAGAGGGTGTTGGATGAACTCTCATAAAAACATATCCGTCATAGAACCGTCAACAGAAATAGTAAAACTAGACCCAAGAATCGAATAAAATGCATGccaaaaggaaaaacagaaaaggaacAGTACAAGTTGTGAATGCCAACCAAAATCACTAAGTCCATATATTATTTTGTGGCGTATAATGAAGACCTGATTAGAGTAACAGGAATAACGACAACTTACACTTTGTTTGTTTTGAAGTCTTTTAAAGTAAGGTAAGATAAGTGTATAGGACTTGAGGTGTAAATAATAGTGTAAGTGATGGTAAAGTTCATTATTTTTCTTcccatttttgtttttcttgctttAGTCTTGCcgtggcgcaacggtaaacgacgttgtcgtgtgaccaagaggtcacgggttcgagtcttaggagcggtctcttgccaaataaattggcaggggaaggcttgcccccagtacacccttgtggtgggacccttccccggaccctcgctcagcggggacgcgtaatgcgaccgggccgcccttttttagTCTTGCCGTATTATTCAGCTATTGCTACAGTCTAGGAAGATAAAATTACTGCAGATTTTAAGCTACAAGGTGCATATAGTGTTAGAGGTGGACTAAATGATATGGACTTAAGAGGGTATACAACATCTTACTACCTACGCAATATAAAGTGTTCTCATTATTTACAACACACTCTGATACGCATTTAAAACATATCTATATAAGATATTACATATCAATGATAGCCTAAAATGATTTGAATGTGTTGACAGTAGattataaattctagaaatgtCAAAGGGCATAAATAGAGATATATGCAAACCAACTAAGTGTGCAACCAACAGGAACGAAAGATGTATGATATGTTCTGATGATCAACTCATAATCACTTTCAAGTAGCTAACTCAAAATATATGGCAGATCAACATCGAATTAAGATCATACGAAATATCTGTTGTTGCACAATCTGCAATAACTGCTGAcaataatttaatcaattattcCATTATTCTTGACCCCTAAAACCAGGAAGATCATTCAACATTCTTTCTAAGTCACACACAAAGACTACACATGCTGAATAGCATGGATGGAGTTACATTATATTGGTTTCATATATGGTTGACTACTGTGACACAAATAGAGGGGGGAGTGTGAGTGGCTAGGCTCCCTCTAGGTTTTGATTCCCATATGTATTTATGTGTCTATAtgcttgaaaaaaaaaatatggatgCTATGTGGGTTGCCCCccagaaagaaagaaaacaaaaattctAGCTCCAGCATTGGTTGACCATCAGTCATGACCAGATTCTGTATTCTTAAGCATAATTAATTTTGCTCTAACTCAAAGACAACCATAATTAACTCAAGAGTAAGGATTTTACCAAGTCCACTCTGATGATCGAGTCAAGTTCTTGCAGGATACAgtagtgtttttaaaaaaaatctggATTGGTACCTCCACTGTTTACTCGCTTTTACCTGGAAGGAAGGCAAGGACTAAGAATCTCCACTACGAAGGTTCTAGTGAGATGGATAGCTAACAGGGTTGGGTCGTATCAAATAATTTTCAAGCATCTTCTATGACAAGGATGACAAGTTTAATATTTGGTCACTGACATTGTGGAACATTTCAAAAAAATCAGTCAAGTCAAACTGTGTCGCTCATGTGACTCAAACTCCTTATTTTGGTCATTTAATCATTATTTTCTTGGCTGATCGCCACTATATAGACTACAACCATATAACTTTATCCCTCCACCCGAAAAAGTTGAACACCAATGTGACTATCATTTAATTGTCCGTGATTTTATACTTCAAATTGTCATGCCTAGATATCTCTTACTTTTCTTAGAAAGCTagattttgaatatttttattttcatataaatTTTAAGTTTGAATTCTGGTCGTCCTATCTTTCATTATTCATATACTTGTTACAGATGCCACAACAGAAACATGGCATTTTTTGGAACAGGACTGCTCTCAAATGCTGTGGTCCTTCCATCTCTCACTCCTATAATAGAAAAGTTCTTCCCTCCTCTCTAACTTTATATTATTCTTTATCAGTAATTGACTTAAAGCATTAGAAAAGGCACATTCAAAACACACTTGAAACCTCTTTTGACTGCCTGCCATTCTTTTAGGCACAAGCCACATGGGTTATAATTAAGAAGCATTGAAGGACCTTCTAACCTAAAAAGCACAAACCCATCCAGAACACAAGGGTCCTACAATGTGCGTTCCAGGGAGTGTCACATGGCAACAAGCTTACCATTGCCCCGAGCACACCCTCATGGACCTAATTCTGATCTTCCAGTAATTATTATGCCTTAATTCGGAAACATTTTACAAAGGTCTGAAGAAGAAAGATTTCACCAGAAACATGCAACAAGGTTACTCAGataaagaatatgaatttttgcATTTCAAAGTGAACTGACTACAATTCTCTCGCAGTTGTTAGcaattttcaaaatttagaTATcagtttataattatttaccttcTTCACAAATGGAAGGCAAAGAATTTAATCCATGGTGAAGGTTCCCAAGCTCATTTTACACTGAACTGTGTACACTAAAGGTCTCTATATCAGCAATCTGTTAGCATGGTCCTCAAAATACCGGATGTTAGTTGATAAACAACAGCTGCAAGAAGTCGAAAAATGGCGCCCAACAATAAAAGCAGAAGATAGCGAATGCCCTTTTCCAAGTGTGCATATTCATCTCCAAGATAATAATAGCATGAAAACTGAGAGAGCACCAAGCCACCCACATTCAAGAAGAATCAACAAAGGAACCAGAAGACCCTTTCCCACATTGCCCAACTGATATTGTAAGCAGTTCATCACTTGTTTGATCCAGTTTACAACATAGACGGCGTGGCACCTGTCCATAATCCATACAAATTTAGAAGAGCATTCAACTAAAAAGTACATATCAGAAAATGGTGACACCACAAACGAGTAAGAAGAATCAGAAAGTAGAACACGTTGTGTAAAGAAAACTGAGCAAGGAACTCACCAGATGCCATTTATCTGTCAGAGAATGCCCCAAAACCTGAATGGTCTCCACATAAGGTAGAGGAGGAGAACGTGGAAAACAAAAAACTTTTCTTTTCAAATCATCTTTCATTTTGGCTCGCACATATGAACCCAGTGTAGCGTTGCCTTGTCTTGCTGTGTCTTTTAAGAAAAAGAGGACGGGTCTTCTACAAATAGATTTATGAGGATCCCTCGTATCCAAATCAAATTCATGCCGTTGACTAATCTTGTTCCATGCAGTGTAGGTCTTTTCTGCACGATCTAGATTACGGGGGAGTTCAATGTTTGGAAACACTTGAATTACATAACCAAGAGAGACAGAAAAAGAAAGGTGGCGTTCATGGTCATAACAGATTGATCGCTGCAAAAAGCTCATGGGGTCAGCATTCATGGCTCTGGTGAAGAGTTTCAAACTATCCAACAAGCTCAGGCCAGGATAAATAGGGTCAACTGCCTCAACATGATGAATGGATATGAAAGGAGCAACAGGGTGTGAAGATAGAAGACCATGCGCACTACCTCTAATATCCCACTGCCAGAAGAAACCAACCAGGGCTTAAAAATTCTGCAATGCCAGGAATAATTCTAAAATTCTTCcaatattttctttaaaaaaacagATCCATAAAACCTAATGCAAAATCATTAAAGTTACTGCTGCACAACCTAAATTATGTTGTCTTACTCGCAGAACTAGTCAGATATATCATCTAGAAAGTGGAAGGAATGCTACTAACATCAGAAGGTATAAAGAAAGAAATAATTGAGGAAACAAATAGACGGACCTGGTGGAATCCTTGTTCTCTGGATAAAGGAATACCAAGCTCAGAAATGCAAGCGTGAAGCCGATCGTCACTTCCATAAAGTTTATGATATCTCTCCAAACAGTCATCTAAAATGCCTGAAATAGCCTCCGCCAGTGAATAGCTTATGGCAATTCCGCCACCACCATAGGCCATAGAGTGACTGAAATAGGTATTAGCAGAGTGGCTTTCTGACGGAGCACCTATGTAGACCATCTCAGAGGATTCATACTTACTAAGAACAGAAACAAGATTGTCCGCATTGAAAATGGTATCATCATCGCCCAGTACAAACCATCGAACATCGGGCAATCCCAGGCGAAAAGTCTCGGAGATAATGCGGGAGATCCGGAGTCCAGAAGGATGACCAGTAGGATTAGTATAGCGGAAGCGAGACGTGTCCTCAGAAATCATGATTGGGGGCAAGGATTCATCCcaatcctctttagacactggTTCTTCAAGCCAAACGTGGCCTCTCATGTCGTTTGGCCGCCACCACAGCCTCACAAACTCTTTCCGCCGTTTCCAAAGCTGCGAGGATCCCGCTATACCGAACATGACATGCTTCAGTGTCAGTTTATTTCCCCTCCGTTTCTCATCCTCCGAGAGGCTCCGATTGCGGTTTACGGGGTGCGGATACAAGAATCGATGTGGCGGCGGCACAAATAGACGATGTTGATGTAAGGCAATAGTGGAACTAGATCGCTTCTTCGAGGAGAGATAGCGAGAGCTACTTTCCCAATGCCTAAAGCGGTGCCAACAACGAGCAGTAGTGCcggaaaatacaagagagagcCAAGCGGTGGTGGAAATTAGTAGTGCCGTTACCACAATAACGGCGGTGCCGGTGCGACTGTGACGCCATCTACGGCTACGCGCTCGAGCAAGTGATAGAGGAGATCGGCAAGAAATTTTGTTCTTATCAGCAGGAGAGGAATCCATAATGTAGTCGAAGAATCATAATCATTTCGGTGAGGGAGACGGAGAGACCCCCGAGGGTGGAAATTTTATATAAAGTAGTAATCCAAACAACGATAAGAACAAATAAACTAGTAAATCAGAAAACTCACTCGGAATTTCCTCGACGACGACAAGCCCTCAATGTTAAGGGAAAAGACAATTGCTTTCCGCAGCAAAAATAACTTCCACTCTGgaattcaaaacttcaaaatttgagtgctttgacagacttttttttcctaaataatactaaataaaTAGTATATGACTCCTGAGATAGACGTTGAGGTTTTGTGGGTTTCTTCAAATTAGGGAAAAAAAACACTAGTAGTAATTATAGCCAATTCTTTCTGCTTGTCTGTTAATTCTTGTCTGAATTTCAACAGTTCGGCCGGCGCTTCTTGTTTTCAAATCTTCGCTACTGGGCCGGCA
The DNA window shown above is from Euphorbia lathyris chromosome 1, ddEupLath1.1, whole genome shotgun sequence and carries:
- the LOC136210878 gene encoding uncharacterized protein, with the translated sequence MDSSPADKNKISCRSPLSLARARSRRWRHSRTGTAVIVVTALLISTTAWLSLVFSGTTARCWHRFRHWESSSRYLSSKKRSSSTIALHQHRLFVPPPHRFLYPHPVNRNRSLSEDEKRRGNKLTLKHVMFGIAGSSQLWKRRKEFVRLWWRPNDMRGHVWLEEPVSKEDWDESLPPIMISEDTSRFRYTNPTGHPSGLRISRIISETFRLGLPDVRWFVLGDDDTIFNADNLVSVLSKYESSEMVYIGAPSESHSANTYFSHSMAYGGGGIAISYSLAEAISGILDDCLERYHKLYGSDDRLHACISELGIPLSREQGFHQWDIRGSAHGLLSSHPVAPFISIHHVEAVDPIYPGLSLLDSLKLFTRAMNADPMSFLQRSICYDHERHLSFSVSLGYVIQVFPNIELPRNLDRAEKTYTAWNKISQRHEFDLDTRDPHKSICRRPVLFFLKDTARQGNATLGSYVRAKMKDDLKRKVFCFPRSPPLPYVETIQVLGHSLTDKWHLVPRRLCCKLDQTSDELLTISVGQCGKGSSGSFVDSS